A single genomic interval of Bradyrhizobium sp. AZCC 1693 harbors:
- the rimO gene encoding 30S ribosomal protein S12 methylthiotransferase RimO — MQQAAAPKVSFVSLGCPKALVDSERIITRLRAEGYELARKHDGADIVIVNTCGFLDSAKQESLGAIGEAMAENGKVIVTGCMGAEPEQIEAAYPGVLSITGPQQYESVLEAVHRALPPVHNPHLDLVPPQGVKLTPRHYAYLKISEGCNNRCSFCIIPKLRGDLVSRPANDVLREAERLVSAGVKELLVISQDTSAYGVDIKYADSPWKDRQVRAKFSDLARELGELGAWVRLQYVYPYPHVDEVIGLMTEGKILPYLDIPFQHASPDVLKAMKRPAAQEKTLVRIQKWREECPDLTLRSTFIVGFPGETDSDFAYLLDWLEEAEIDRLGCFKYEPVAGAASNAIGNAVPEEVKQERWNALMARQQKVSARRLKRKVGTRQQIIIDEVGPTVAKGRSKADAPQIDGAVYLSSRRPLKVGEIVTAKIERADQYDLHGSVAGF, encoded by the coding sequence ATGCAACAGGCCGCTGCGCCCAAAGTCAGCTTTGTTTCGCTTGGGTGCCCCAAGGCGCTGGTGGATTCCGAGCGCATTATCACCCGGCTGCGCGCCGAAGGTTATGAGCTCGCGCGCAAGCATGACGGCGCCGATATCGTGATCGTCAACACCTGCGGCTTCCTCGACAGCGCCAAGCAGGAATCGCTCGGCGCCATCGGCGAGGCGATGGCGGAGAACGGCAAGGTCATCGTCACCGGCTGCATGGGCGCGGAACCCGAGCAGATCGAGGCGGCGTATCCCGGCGTGTTGTCGATCACGGGCCCGCAGCAATATGAGAGCGTGCTGGAGGCGGTGCACCGGGCGCTGCCGCCGGTTCATAACCCGCATCTCGATCTGGTGCCGCCGCAGGGCGTCAAGCTGACGCCGCGGCACTATGCTTACCTGAAGATTTCCGAGGGCTGCAACAACCGCTGCAGCTTCTGCATCATTCCAAAGCTGCGCGGCGACCTGGTGTCGCGCCCGGCCAACGACGTGCTGCGCGAGGCGGAAAGGCTGGTCAGTGCCGGCGTCAAGGAACTGCTGGTCATCTCGCAGGACACCTCGGCCTATGGCGTCGACATCAAATATGCCGACAGCCCCTGGAAGGATCGCCAGGTCCGCGCCAAATTCTCCGACCTCGCCAGGGAACTCGGCGAACTCGGCGCCTGGGTGCGGCTGCAGTATGTCTACCCCTACCCGCATGTCGACGAAGTCATCGGTCTGATGACCGAGGGCAAGATTCTGCCCTATCTCGATATCCCCTTTCAGCATGCAAGCCCGGACGTCCTCAAGGCCATGAAACGTCCGGCCGCGCAGGAAAAGACGCTGGTGCGGATCCAGAAGTGGCGCGAGGAATGTCCTGATTTGACGTTGCGCTCGACCTTCATCGTCGGCTTCCCCGGCGAAACCGATTCCGACTTTGCCTATTTGCTCGACTGGCTCGAAGAAGCCGAGATCGATCGTCTCGGTTGCTTCAAATACGAGCCGGTCGCGGGTGCGGCTTCCAATGCCATCGGCAACGCTGTGCCCGAAGAAGTCAAACAGGAGCGCTGGAACGCGCTGATGGCGCGGCAGCAGAAAGTCTCGGCGCGGCGTCTCAAGCGCAAGGTCGGCACCAGGCAGCAGATCATCATCGACGAAGTCGGCCCGACCGTCGCAAAGGGTCGTTCAAAAGCCGACGCGCCGCAGATCGACGGCGCGGTCTATCTTTCCAGCCGCCGCCCGCTGAAGGTTGGCGAGATCGTCACCGCGAAGATCGAACGCGCCGATCAATACGACCTGCACGGCAGCGTCGCGGGGTTTTGA
- a CDS encoding ANTAR domain-containing response regulator, with the protein MSAESSPKIVIVDESPIRAAILEEGLREAGFTGVVHISEMQSLLARIYALDPDVILIDLENPSRDVLEQMFQVSRAVRRPIAMFVDQSDAASIQASVDAGVSAYIVDGLKKERIKPILDLCISRFNAFSKLQDELDRTKSALEERKVIDRAKGILMKVKGLTEDEAYVLMRSTAMREKKKIGEIAQSILTASELLK; encoded by the coding sequence ATGAGCGCTGAGTCGTCGCCGAAAATCGTCATTGTCGACGAAAGCCCGATCCGGGCCGCGATCCTGGAAGAGGGATTGCGGGAGGCCGGCTTTACCGGCGTCGTGCATATCAGCGAAATGCAGAGCCTGCTGGCGCGGATCTATGCGCTCGACCCCGACGTGATCCTGATCGATCTGGAAAACCCCAGCCGCGACGTGCTGGAACAGATGTTCCAGGTCAGCCGCGCGGTGCGGCGGCCGATCGCCATGTTCGTCGACCAGAGCGATGCGGCCTCGATTCAGGCCTCCGTCGACGCCGGCGTTTCCGCCTATATCGTCGATGGCCTGAAGAAGGAGCGGATCAAGCCGATCCTCGACCTCTGTATCTCCCGCTTCAACGCCTTCTCGAAGCTGCAGGACGAACTCGACCGCACCAAGTCAGCGCTCGAGGAACGCAAGGTCATCGACCGCGCCAAGGGCATCCTGATGAAGGTGAAGGGCCTCACCGAAGACGAGGCCTATGTGCTCATGCGCTCCACGGCGATGCGCGAGAAAAAGAAGATCGGAGAGATCGCGCAGTCGATCCTGACCGCCTCGGAGCTGCTGAAATGA
- a CDS encoding CmpA/NrtA family ABC transporter substrate-binding protein — MTTPLHIGFIPLVDAAALIIAVDKGFAAAEGLDVKLVREVSWSNVRDKLNIGLFDAAHLLAPVAIASSLGLGHVKVPIVAPFNLGLNGNAITVSPALHAAIMGEIEGDAVDPMATALALARVVAIRRKSGAEPLTFGMTFPFSTHNYQLRFWMAAGGVDPDEDVRLVVLPPPYMVDSLANGHVDAFCVGAPWNSVAVDLGVGQILHFVSDILVRAAEKVLAVRQSWSEKNADVLAALVRAASHAAEYIEDPGNRAETAHVLARPDRIGVGAEVIQRTLDGRLKISPDGQRRESGRYLLVGREGAGRPDPAQAAWLYAQMVRWGQTAMRPDALRTAMGVFRPDLYDAAMGHQGKAPSASDAIGAFAGPAFDPGDISGHLAAFQIGRWKP, encoded by the coding sequence ATGACGACACCGCTGCATATCGGCTTCATTCCGCTGGTCGACGCCGCCGCGCTGATCATCGCCGTCGACAAGGGCTTTGCGGCAGCCGAAGGGCTCGACGTTAAGCTGGTGCGGGAGGTGTCGTGGTCCAATGTCCGCGACAAGCTCAATATCGGCCTGTTCGACGCGGCGCATTTGCTGGCGCCGGTAGCGATTGCGTCGAGTCTCGGGCTTGGACACGTCAAGGTGCCGATAGTGGCGCCGTTCAATCTCGGCCTCAACGGCAACGCGATCACGGTATCGCCGGCGTTGCATGCGGCAATCATGGGCGAGATCGAGGGCGATGCCGTCGATCCCATGGCCACCGCGCTGGCGCTCGCGCGCGTCGTGGCCATCAGGCGCAAGAGCGGGGCGGAACCGCTGACTTTTGGCATGACGTTCCCGTTTTCCACCCACAATTACCAGCTTCGGTTCTGGATGGCGGCAGGCGGGGTCGATCCCGACGAGGACGTTCGCCTGGTGGTGCTGCCGCCGCCCTACATGGTGGACAGCCTCGCCAACGGCCATGTGGATGCGTTCTGCGTCGGCGCGCCCTGGAATTCCGTCGCGGTCGACCTCGGCGTCGGCCAGATCCTGCATTTCGTCTCGGATATCCTGGTGCGCGCGGCAGAGAAGGTTCTCGCGGTCAGGCAAAGCTGGTCGGAAAAGAATGCGGACGTGCTGGCTGCCCTGGTCCGGGCGGCGTCCCACGCCGCCGAATATATCGAGGATCCCGGAAACCGCGCCGAGACCGCGCATGTCCTGGCGCGGCCGGACCGGATCGGCGTCGGCGCCGAGGTGATCCAGCGCACCCTCGACGGCCGGCTGAAGATTTCACCCGATGGTCAGCGGCGCGAAAGCGGCCGCTATCTCCTGGTCGGGCGCGAGGGCGCGGGTCGGCCCGATCCCGCTCAGGCCGCCTGGCTTTACGCGCAGATGGTCCGCTGGGGGCAGACGGCGATGCGGCCAGACGCGCTCCGAACCGCGATGGGCGTCTTCAGGCCGGACCTCTACGACGCCGCCATGGGGCATCAGGGCAAGGCTCCCAGCGCTTCCGACGCCATCGGCGCCTTTGCCGGTCCCGCGTTTGACCCTGGCGACATCTCCGGCCATCTGGCGGCATTTCAGATCGGCCGCTGGAAACCCTGA
- a CDS encoding NirA family protein, whose protein sequence is MKIETLTIDFTDEQKRYLEGFTTGLQISRVGRGLGGGKAVKANAEPTGPDAAHIKAQDKVTASGKKLTDPEKFKREEHPFDAYPRLKQQALDNAPPSPADNFRWRYYGLFYVAPAQDSYMCRLRIPNGILKHWQFAGLADLAEKLCGPFCHVTTRANLQVREIPPKHAVALIEGIQDLGLCSRGTGADNIRNVTGTPTAGIDPQELLDTREYAREWHYHILNDRSLYGLPRKFNVAFDGAGKIAVLEDTNDIAFSAVEVKDGFGVEPGVWFRLGLGGITGHRDFAKYGDIIVKPADATKVSDAIVRIFIDLGDRTNRNKARLKYVLDGMGHDKFLALVEERLGKPFTRVPPEALAPRPAFDRMAHIGVHRQKQEGLNWIGVSLPLGKVTCDQMRGLAKIAQDLGDGDIRLTVWQNLLIPGVRGDNVELAIAAIKKIGLAVEASQIRAGLIACTGNAGCRFAASNTKRHAAEIGDWCEPRVNIDTPLNIHVTGCHHSCAQHYISDIGLIAAKVDVGEDVDPVEGYHLFTGGGFGPDADVGQEVYHDLKAEDAPKTVERLLKAYLAHRVSPEETFLTFARRHDGETLRKLADAQVADVQVSS, encoded by the coding sequence ATGAAGATCGAAACGCTCACAATCGACTTTACCGACGAGCAGAAACGCTACCTTGAAGGCTTTACCACCGGGCTGCAGATCAGCCGGGTGGGGCGCGGCCTCGGCGGCGGTAAGGCGGTCAAGGCGAATGCCGAACCGACCGGACCGGACGCCGCGCATATCAAGGCGCAGGACAAGGTCACAGCCTCCGGCAAGAAGCTCACCGACCCCGAAAAATTCAAGCGCGAGGAGCATCCGTTCGATGCCTATCCGCGGCTGAAGCAGCAGGCGCTCGACAATGCGCCACCAAGCCCTGCGGATAATTTCCGCTGGCGCTATTACGGCCTGTTCTATGTGGCGCCGGCGCAGGATTCCTACATGTGCCGCTTACGGATTCCGAACGGCATCCTGAAGCACTGGCAGTTTGCCGGTCTGGCCGATCTCGCCGAAAAACTGTGCGGACCGTTTTGCCACGTCACCACACGGGCCAATCTGCAGGTGCGCGAGATTCCGCCGAAGCACGCGGTGGCGTTGATCGAAGGCATCCAGGATCTTGGCCTGTGCTCGCGTGGTACCGGCGCCGACAACATCCGCAACGTTACGGGCACGCCGACGGCCGGGATCGATCCGCAGGAGCTATTGGACACCCGCGAATATGCGCGCGAGTGGCACTACCACATCCTCAACGATCGCTCGCTGTACGGGCTGCCGCGCAAGTTCAACGTCGCCTTCGACGGCGCCGGCAAGATCGCCGTGCTGGAAGACACCAACGACATCGCGTTTTCCGCGGTCGAGGTGAAGGATGGTTTTGGCGTCGAGCCCGGCGTCTGGTTTCGGCTGGGGCTCGGCGGTATCACCGGCCACAGGGATTTCGCCAAATACGGCGACATCATCGTCAAGCCGGCCGATGCGACAAAAGTGTCGGATGCCATCGTGCGCATCTTCATCGATCTCGGCGACCGCACCAACCGCAACAAGGCGCGGCTGAAATACGTGCTCGATGGGATGGGGCACGACAAGTTTCTCGCGCTGGTCGAGGAGCGGCTCGGCAAACCCTTCACCCGCGTGCCGCCGGAAGCGCTCGCCCCGCGGCCGGCCTTCGACCGCATGGCGCATATCGGGGTGCACAGGCAGAAGCAGGAAGGGTTGAACTGGATCGGCGTGTCGCTGCCGCTCGGCAAAGTCACCTGCGATCAGATGCGCGGGCTGGCCAAGATCGCGCAGGATCTCGGCGACGGCGATATCCGCCTGACGGTCTGGCAGAACCTTCTGATCCCGGGCGTGCGCGGCGACAACGTTGAGCTCGCGATCGCTGCGATCAAGAAGATCGGGTTGGCGGTCGAAGCTTCGCAAATCCGTGCCGGGCTGATCGCCTGCACCGGAAACGCGGGCTGCCGGTTTGCGGCGTCGAACACCAAGCGCCATGCCGCCGAGATTGGCGACTGGTGCGAACCGCGCGTCAATATCGACACGCCGCTTAACATCCACGTCACCGGCTGCCATCATTCCTGCGCGCAGCATTACATCAGCGATATCGGGTTGATCGCTGCGAAAGTGGATGTCGGCGAGGATGTCGATCCCGTCGAGGGCTATCATCTGTTCACCGGCGGCGGCTTTGGACCGGATGCCGATGTCGGGCAGGAGGTCTATCACGACCTCAAGGCGGAAGACGCGCCGAAGACGGTCGAGAGATTGCTCAAGGCCTATCTGGCGCATCGCGTTTCGCCCGAAGAAACCTTTCTGACGTTTGCGCGCCGCCATGACGGCGAGACGCTGCGCAAGCTTGCCGACGCCCAGGTCGCTGACGTTCAGGTGTCCTCATGA
- a CDS encoding sulfite reductase subunit alpha: MNQITPPPKIEIIPSSAPFSEAQRSWLNGFFAGLLSDAMPLSAEQGAAVMEGAGGDGDDGEAPWHDQTMPMADRMKLAEGRPLRRRMMAAMAQQDCGQCGYDCHNYSEAIANKSEARLNLCVPGGKETARMLKSLYEDIDKAPAVASSAPATAPAVVVAEPGRSRDKPIAATFLSRRLLNKKGSEKETWHIEFDLSGCGLDYVVGDSFGIFARNDVGLVDQIIALLGASHTTKVNGKTLREALIDDVSLSPAPDSLFELISFITGGATREKARALAQGEDPDGDAATLDVMAVLQKFSGVRPHPEAFVEALEPLQPRLYSISSSHNATPGKLSLTVDCVRYVINKRKRLGLASTFLAERINPGDELKVYVQKAHGFALPQDPKTPIIMIGPGTGVAPFRAFLLDRRATGAPGKNWLFFGHQRSDCDFFYADELNALKTSGLLTRLSLAWSRDGDKKFYVQDRMREVGRELWTWLAEGANIYVCGDAKRMARDVERALVDIVAQFGARTTDEAVSFVGELKKKGRFQQDVY; this comes from the coding sequence ATGAACCAGATCACGCCGCCTCCGAAAATCGAAATCATCCCGTCCAGCGCGCCATTCTCCGAAGCGCAGCGCTCGTGGCTGAACGGGTTTTTCGCCGGACTTCTGTCAGATGCGATGCCGTTGTCGGCCGAACAGGGCGCGGCCGTCATGGAAGGAGCCGGCGGCGACGGCGATGACGGCGAAGCGCCGTGGCATGACCAGACCATGCCGATGGCCGACCGCATGAAGCTCGCGGAAGGCCGCCCGCTGCGGCGGCGCATGATGGCGGCGATGGCGCAGCAGGATTGCGGGCAGTGTGGCTACGACTGCCATAACTATTCGGAAGCGATTGCGAACAAGAGCGAAGCACGGCTCAACCTCTGCGTTCCCGGCGGCAAGGAAACCGCACGGATGCTGAAGTCGCTCTATGAGGATATCGACAAGGCGCCGGCCGTGGCCTCATCGGCGCCCGCAACCGCGCCGGCTGTGGTGGTTGCGGAGCCGGGCCGATCGCGCGACAAACCGATCGCAGCGACCTTCCTGTCACGTCGCCTCCTGAACAAGAAGGGTTCGGAGAAGGAGACCTGGCACATCGAGTTCGATCTGTCCGGTTGCGGGCTCGACTATGTCGTCGGCGATTCCTTCGGCATTTTCGCGCGCAACGATGTCGGGCTGGTCGACCAGATCATCGCACTGCTCGGCGCCTCCCACACCACCAAGGTCAACGGCAAGACGCTGCGCGAGGCCTTGATCGATGACGTCTCGCTGTCGCCGGCGCCGGACTCGCTGTTCGAGTTGATCTCCTTCATCACCGGCGGGGCTACCCGCGAGAAGGCGAGGGCGCTGGCGCAGGGCGAGGACCCCGATGGCGACGCGGCAACGCTCGACGTGATGGCGGTGCTGCAGAAATTCTCCGGCGTGCGCCCGCACCCCGAAGCCTTTGTCGAAGCGCTCGAGCCGCTGCAGCCGCGGCTCTATTCGATCTCGTCGTCGCATAATGCCACGCCCGGAAAATTGTCGCTGACGGTCGACTGCGTGCGCTATGTGATCAACAAGCGCAAACGCTTAGGGTTGGCGTCGACCTTCCTTGCCGAGCGGATCAATCCCGGCGATGAGCTGAAGGTCTATGTGCAGAAGGCGCATGGTTTTGCGCTGCCGCAGGATCCCAAAACGCCGATCATCATGATCGGGCCCGGCACCGGCGTGGCGCCGTTCCGCGCCTTCCTGCTCGATCGTCGCGCTACCGGCGCGCCGGGCAAGAACTGGCTGTTTTTCGGCCATCAGCGCAGCGACTGCGATTTCTTCTATGCCGACGAACTCAACGCCTTGAAGACGTCGGGCCTGCTGACGCGGTTGTCACTGGCGTGGTCGCGCGACGGCGACAAGAAGTTCTACGTGCAGGACCGCATGCGCGAGGTCGGCCGCGAATTGTGGACCTGGCTTGCCGAGGGCGCCAACATCTATGTCTGCGGCGACGCCAAGCGGATGGCCAGGGACGTCGAGCGCGCCCTGGTCGATATCGTCGCCCAATTCGGCGCCCGAACCACCGACGAAGCTGTCAGTTTTGTCGGCGAATTGAAGAAAAAGGGCCGGTTCCAGCAGGACGTTTACTAA
- a CDS encoding LamB/YcsF family protein yields the protein MTTIDLNCDLGEGFGTWEMGNDAAMIELATSVNVACGFHAGDPDIMRRTVELAKARGVSVGAHPGYRDLHGFGRRPIPGLKSSEIENLIAYQIGALQAIATAAGYKVTHVKAHGALSNVACEDDMTAKAIANGIKAVDPNLIFVVLANSKLVQAGEAANLPMVHEVFADRAYEDTGSLVSRKKPGAVLHDAKEIADRVVRMVQDGAVVSVTGKVIKMRTDTVCIHGDTAGAVDIARAVRQALKDAGIAVAPFKTII from the coding sequence ATGACAACCATCGACCTCAATTGCGATCTCGGCGAAGGGTTTGGCACGTGGGAAATGGGCAACGACGCCGCGATGATCGAGCTGGCGACGTCGGTGAACGTCGCCTGCGGTTTTCATGCCGGCGATCCCGACATCATGCGCCGCACGGTCGAACTGGCGAAAGCGCGCGGCGTCAGCGTCGGCGCGCACCCTGGATATCGCGACCTGCACGGCTTCGGCCGGCGGCCGATCCCAGGCCTGAAATCTTCGGAGATCGAGAACCTGATCGCCTACCAGATCGGCGCGCTGCAGGCGATTGCGACCGCGGCCGGCTACAAGGTCACCCACGTCAAGGCGCATGGCGCGCTCTCCAACGTCGCCTGCGAGGACGACATGACCGCAAAAGCCATCGCCAACGGCATCAAGGCGGTCGACCCCAACCTGATTTTCGTGGTGCTCGCCAATTCAAAACTGGTGCAAGCCGGCGAAGCCGCCAATCTGCCGATGGTGCACGAGGTGTTTGCCGACCGCGCCTATGAGGACACTGGCTCGCTGGTGTCGCGCAAGAAGCCGGGTGCCGTGCTGCATGACGCGAAAGAGATCGCCGACCGCGTGGTGCGGATGGTGCAGGACGGCGCGGTCGTCTCAGTCACCGGCAAGGTAATCAAGATGCGCACCGACACCGTGTGCATTCACGGCGACACGGCCGGCGCGGTCGACATCGCGCGCGCGGTGCGTCAGGCGTTGAAGGATGCCGGGATTGCGGTGGCGCCGTTCAAGACGATAATTTAA
- a CDS encoding biotin-dependent carboxyltransferase family protein, whose amino-acid sequence MSKLVITSIGPASSVQDGGRPGAQRYGLVPSGAMDRLALAAANTLAGNGPFTAAVEVGPFGAKFTARGGAVRIALAGAPRNADIAGRAVASDTSATLADGETLTLGFARGGSFSYLAIEGGIAGEPMFGSLAVNARAGLGSPYPRPLQSGDELQTKAASGAPEQRIELPAATDAPIRVVWGPQDDEFADETKKLFVDSEWKISATSDRMGYRLEGPVLRHLHGHNIVSDGTVNGSLQVPGNGQPIVLMRDRGTSGGYPKIATVISADFGRLAQILAGRTFRFRAISMAEAQAEARKFAELLRTLPERLRAIESVDLNIDALHDANVAGHAVSAVDAGTWHAVSLAEISGPD is encoded by the coding sequence ATGAGCAAGCTCGTCATTACATCGATCGGCCCGGCAAGTTCGGTACAGGACGGCGGACGTCCCGGCGCCCAGCGTTACGGCCTCGTTCCAAGCGGGGCGATGGATCGGCTGGCGCTGGCGGCCGCGAATACGCTGGCCGGCAATGGGCCGTTCACGGCGGCCGTCGAGGTCGGTCCGTTCGGGGCAAAGTTCACCGCGCGCGGCGGCGCGGTGCGCATCGCACTGGCGGGTGCCCCGCGCAATGCCGACATTGCCGGCCGCGCCGTGGCATCGGATACTTCCGCAACGCTTGCCGACGGCGAGACGCTGACGCTCGGTTTTGCGCGCGGCGGCTCGTTCAGCTATCTCGCGATCGAAGGCGGCATTGCCGGCGAGCCGATGTTCGGCAGCCTCGCGGTCAATGCCCGCGCCGGCCTCGGCAGCCCCTATCCGCGCCCGCTGCAGTCCGGCGACGAACTGCAGACGAAGGCCGCAAGCGGCGCGCCGGAACAGCGGATCGAGCTGCCGGCAGCAACCGACGCGCCGATCCGCGTGGTGTGGGGTCCGCAGGACGACGAATTCGCCGACGAGACCAAAAAGCTGTTTGTCGACAGCGAATGGAAGATCTCGGCGACCAGCGACCGCATGGGCTACCGGCTCGAAGGCCCTGTGCTCAGGCATCTCCACGGCCACAACATCGTTTCCGACGGCACCGTCAACGGCAGCCTGCAGGTGCCTGGAAATGGGCAGCCGATCGTGCTGATGCGCGACCGCGGCACCAGCGGCGGCTATCCCAAGATTGCGACCGTTATTTCGGCCGACTTCGGGCGGCTCGCGCAGATCCTCGCCGGGCGCACCTTTCGCTTCAGAGCCATCAGCATGGCGGAAGCGCAGGCCGAAGCGCGCAAATTTGCCGAGCTGCTGCGCACCCTGCCCGAGCGGCTGCGAGCGATCGAAAGCGTTGATCTCAACATCGATGCGCTGCACGATGCCAATGTCGCGGGCCACGCCGTCAGCGCCGTCGATGCCGGAACCTGGCACGCCGTGTCGTTGGCCGAAATATCGGGCCCGGACTGA
- the pxpB gene encoding 5-oxoprolinase subunit PxpB yields MAATLPPPRLLPSGDSAITVEFSRNIDDAANRRVLALDRAMAAEPLTGVTETVPTYRSLLVHYDPVLIDFDKLGEQILALAQRPVPATTKTRRWRIPVVYGGEHGIDLEDVAKTLNTTPDEIVARHVAGDYRVAMIGFTPGWSYLSGLADTLHMPRRQNPRLLTPAGTISIGGVQTGVQCLAGPSGWHLLGQTAVRTYQLHRDPIFLLEPGDNVTFTAIDAKTFAEQDRAAEAGEFIAEQIAS; encoded by the coding sequence ATGGCCGCGACGCTACCCCCGCCCCGCCTTTTGCCGAGTGGCGACAGCGCCATCACGGTGGAGTTCAGCCGCAACATCGACGATGCCGCCAACCGGCGGGTGTTGGCGCTCGACCGTGCCATGGCTGCTGAGCCGCTCACGGGTGTCACCGAGACGGTGCCGACCTATCGCTCGCTGCTGGTGCATTACGATCCCGTGCTGATCGACTTCGACAAGCTTGGCGAACAGATTCTCGCGCTCGCGCAGCGGCCGGTACCGGCAACGACAAAGACCCGGCGCTGGCGCATTCCGGTGGTCTATGGCGGCGAGCACGGCATCGACCTCGAGGACGTCGCAAAAACCCTCAACACCACCCCCGACGAGATCGTGGCGCGGCATGTTGCCGGCGACTACCGGGTCGCCATGATCGGCTTTACGCCCGGCTGGTCGTATCTCAGCGGTCTCGCAGATACCCTGCACATGCCGCGGCGGCAGAACCCGCGCCTGCTGACGCCGGCCGGCACCATCTCAATCGGCGGGGTGCAGACCGGCGTGCAGTGCCTGGCCGGCCCGAGCGGCTGGCACCTTCTGGGACAAACGGCCGTCCGCACCTACCAGCTCCACCGCGATCCGATCTTCCTGCTGGAACCGGGCGACAACGTCACCTTTACGGCGATCGATGCCAAGACTTTCGCGGAGCAGGATCGTGCCGCCGAGGCCGGCGAATTCATTGCCGAGCAGATCGCCTCATGA
- a CDS encoding ribonuclease activity regulator RraA codes for MSLSPEALATLSGVSIATITTVLLKKGLRNVWMRGTKPLRPGQPRLVGPAFTLRFVPAREDLATPESWSSPISTRTAIEAMPKGCIAVVDAMGVTDAGIFGDILCARMVKRGVAALITDGVVRDVEGVLGTNLPVWCDGFAAPPSVAGLTFVGWGEPIGCGGVAVFPNDIVVADQDGAVLIPQASLDHVLAEGPEQERMEAWIVNEVNNGAALPGLYPMNAETKARYAATKK; via the coding sequence ATGTCCCTGTCCCCCGAAGCCCTCGCAACCCTGTCCGGCGTGTCCATCGCCACCATCACCACCGTGCTGCTCAAGAAGGGCCTGCGAAACGTCTGGATGCGCGGCACCAAGCCGCTGCGGCCCGGGCAGCCGCGCCTGGTCGGACCGGCCTTCACGCTGCGCTTCGTGCCCGCGCGCGAGGATCTCGCGACGCCGGAATCCTGGTCGTCGCCGATCTCGACCCGCACCGCGATTGAAGCCATGCCGAAAGGCTGCATCGCCGTGGTCGACGCCATGGGCGTCACCGATGCCGGCATCTTCGGTGATATTCTCTGCGCGCGCATGGTCAAGCGCGGCGTTGCCGCGCTGATCACCGACGGCGTGGTGCGCGACGTCGAAGGCGTGCTCGGCACCAATTTGCCCGTGTGGTGCGACGGCTTCGCAGCGCCGCCTTCGGTCGCCGGGTTGACCTTCGTCGGCTGGGGCGAGCCGATCGGCTGCGGCGGGGTCGCGGTATTTCCGAACGACATCGTCGTCGCCGACCAGGACGGCGCGGTGCTGATCCCGCAGGCGTCGCTCGACCATGTGCTGGCCGAAGGGCCGGAGCAGGAGCGGATGGAAGCCTGGATCGTCAACGAGGTGAATAACGGCGCGGCATTGCCGGGCCTCTATCCGATGAACGCCGAGACCAAGGCGCGTTACGCAGCAACCAAGAAATAA
- a CDS encoding (R)-mandelonitrile lyase yields MEIHLAGSRPTRRAPPDYFTGTVLQDPIIATESPARLVSTRVSFEPGARTAWHTHPLGQTLYVISGVGRVQAKGGPIREIRPGDVVWIPPNEKHWHGASPTNGMTHIAMQETFDGSYVTWMEHVTDAEYSEKVG; encoded by the coding sequence ATGGAAATCCATCTCGCTGGCTCCCGGCCGACGCGCCGGGCGCCGCCGGACTATTTCACCGGCACGGTGCTGCAGGATCCGATCATTGCAACGGAGTCGCCGGCACGGCTGGTCTCGACCCGGGTTTCGTTCGAGCCGGGCGCGCGAACCGCGTGGCATACGCATCCGCTGGGCCAGACGCTGTACGTGATCTCAGGCGTTGGCCGCGTGCAAGCCAAGGGCGGGCCGATCCGTGAAATCCGGCCGGGCGATGTGGTCTGGATTCCGCCGAATGAAAAACATTGGCACGGCGCTTCGCCAACCAACGGCATGACCCATATCGCCATGCAGGAAACATTCGACGGCAGTTACGTAACCTGGATGGAGCACGTGACCGACGCGGAGTATTCCGAGAAGGTCGGCTGA